The following are encoded in a window of Mycoplasmopsis verecunda genomic DNA:
- a CDS encoding MAG6790 family protein, with protein sequence MYKYKAKLVANGEVVAQANTIEELEGLIKGYRRGQKYGVHTKSNEKIEIISVERDHLRGKEASKEVKIKVV encoded by the coding sequence ATGTATAAATACAAAGCAAAATTAGTCGCAAATGGCGAAGTAGTTGCTCAAGCAAACACAATCGAAGAACTTGAAGGACTAATTAAGGGATACCGTCGTGGACAAAAATACGGTGTTCACACAAAAAGCAATGAAAAAATAGAAATAATCTCTGTTGAAAGAGACCACTTAAGAGGTAAAGAAGCTTCTAAAGAAGTAAAAATTAAAGTGGTATAA
- a CDS encoding MYPU_1760 family metalloprotease, with the protein MKKSTRNWLYALIGTVTVLASASVVAGTYFAINSLFNKDNNSTDNGTIKINPDFTPPKWQTSINKNHWINLSEREMLLSPDLNEDNKTKALQAINQVGELDNTQYQNSQGTYVKYVDPYTKVEYKDYAYYIDNENPENNRYLLGTVGLAYLAQEFKRKVPFGPEIFDLEGINVNDFKIIPQTANGLYIPSVKNIYINAAFLCETDASIYDIIATIMQTLFHEYMHHWANNYAEIASKSDNIINPKENWKQSDINAKQVAYIRYYQPSSTDEYGDNYHNHGAQQYWNGYFASKFRTLLNYDVQAKSYIKPEILQLLRARYYPVYSDEYLDVSDALYYNYSPADLWNVSNNTRLSPSLNRLWNNAPDSVWFSPSEKFSLNKGDLRYYYSLTELVPREYLKYGFESYYNINEPNPARIAINNKKDFSSGFFGDMKFRYKNAVLLTTEIRPSSIADDYGKVFMNNFDSLDRSGWYITENNGPEISSPDFPFGKPTMITGNSIMIPATPFALPSYQTQSNNLTKSQYQNIITNKSNDFYNLFLDTMGYGKTISQIYYDNEGWQWKNTKFDSVSKDDENAMKISLSGYLDNKDYTGFVFLNDNGNVIAKTNIQYLDVFNFFGHKDFDKGARLYSLDNQVNTERQAQLDNRIYPNDFNVAYKTDYVNVQGASLIYLWSDLNNDGLVQENEINKEKEITLPTQRWVTTYRAENPINWYKVYKDGDKTRIQWNDKKLNGII; encoded by the coding sequence ATGAAAAAGAGTACAAGAAATTGATTATATGCTTTAATCGGAACAGTAACAGTTTTAGCCAGTGCATCAGTAGTAGCTGGTACATATTTTGCTATTAATTCTTTGTTTAATAAAGATAATAATAGTACTGATAATGGAACGATAAAAATTAATCCCGATTTCACTCCACCTAAATGACAAACTAGCATAAACAAAAATCATTGGATTAATTTATCTGAAAGAGAAATGTTATTATCTCCTGATTTAAATGAAGATAATAAGACAAAAGCATTACAAGCTATTAATCAAGTGGGGGAATTAGATAATACTCAATATCAAAATTCACAAGGCACATATGTAAAATATGTTGATCCTTATACTAAGGTAGAATATAAAGATTATGCATATTATATTGATAATGAAAATCCTGAAAATAATAGATATTTATTAGGAACCGTTGGATTAGCATATTTAGCTCAAGAATTTAAAAGAAAAGTACCTTTTGGACCTGAAATTTTTGACTTAGAAGGAATAAATGTTAATGATTTTAAAATTATTCCGCAAACAGCTAATGGGCTATATATACCATCAGTAAAAAATATTTATATTAATGCAGCTTTCTTGTGCGAGACGGATGCAAGTATTTATGATATTATTGCAACAATAATGCAAACTCTATTTCATGAATACATGCATCATTGAGCAAATAATTATGCAGAAATTGCTTCTAAATCAGATAATATAATTAATCCTAAAGAAAATTGGAAACAAAGTGATATTAATGCTAAACAGGTTGCTTATATTAGATATTATCAACCTTCTTCTACAGATGAATATGGGGATAACTATCATAATCATGGAGCTCAACAATATTGAAACGGTTACTTTGCTTCCAAATTTAGAACATTGTTAAATTATGATGTACAAGCAAAATCTTATATAAAACCTGAAATCTTGCAATTACTGAGAGCAAGATATTACCCTGTTTATTCTGATGAATACTTAGATGTTTCTGATGCCTTATATTATAATTATTCGCCTGCTGACTTGTGAAATGTATCAAACAATACTAGATTATCTCCTAGCCTTAATAGATTATGAAATAATGCACCAGATAGCGTATGATTTTCACCTAGTGAAAAATTTAGTTTGAATAAAGGTGATTTAAGATACTATTATTCATTAACTGAATTAGTACCTAGAGAATATTTAAAATATGGATTTGAATCATATTACAATATAAACGAACCAAATCCAGCTAGAATAGCAATTAATAATAAAAAAGATTTTTCATCTGGATTTTTTGGTGATATGAAATTTAGATATAAAAATGCCGTATTACTAACTACAGAAATTAGACCTAGTTCTATTGCCGATGATTACGGTAAAGTATTTATGAACAACTTTGATTCTCTTGATAGAAGTGGATGATATATTACAGAAAATAACGGACCTGAAATATCGTCGCCAGATTTTCCGTTCGGTAAACCAACAATGATTACAGGAAATTCTATAATGATTCCTGCAACTCCATTTGCATTACCTTCATATCAAACACAATCGAATAATTTAACTAAATCTCAATATCAAAATATTATTACTAATAAATCAAATGATTTTTATAACTTATTTTTAGATACTATGGGGTATGGAAAAACAATTTCTCAAATTTATTATGATAATGAAGGTTGACAATGAAAAAATACAAAGTTTGATTCTGTTTCAAAAGATGATGAGAATGCTATGAAAATATCTCTAAGTGGGTATTTAGATAATAAAGATTATACTGGATTTGTGTTTCTTAATGATAATGGTAATGTGATAGCTAAAACAAATATTCAATATCTAGATGTCTTTAATTTCTTTGGGCATAAGGATTTTGATAAAGGAGCTAGATTATATAGTCTAGATAATCAAGTTAATACTGAAAGACAAGCTCAATTAGATAATCGTATTTATCCTAATGATTTCAATGTGGCTTATAAAACAGATTACGTTAATGTGCAAGGAGCTTCATTAATTTATTTATGAAGTGATTTGAATAACGACGGATTAGTGCAAGAAAATGAAATTAACAAGGAAAAAGAAATTACTTTACCAACTCAAAGATGAGTAACAACATATAGAGCAGAAAATCCAATTAATTGATACAAAGTATATAAAGATGGTGATAAAACTAGAATTCAATGAAATGATAAAAAGCTAAATGGTATAATTTAA
- a CDS encoding DUF402 domain-containing protein, which yields MEWDFTKLKVGSMINVQGYKHNGYLYRQWNSAKVVFHNKRHIVLFLKNTKVAEYEKDVNGWRYNENAIWFIPKDAMYNAIVLLKESGPYYYINMSSRPIFEDNTIKFIDYDLDVKCYPDKELQVVDRDEFNLHAKEMQYPNELKSMIYEELKNIMQLYSEYKYFFNSEIINYYLEVLRADKLITDKAAEKYTRISQKKHFSEEGDMFRQIARKGNYHYKHRP from the coding sequence ATGGAATGAGATTTTACTAAACTAAAAGTTGGTTCAATGATAAATGTCCAAGGATATAAACACAATGGTTATTTATATCGTCAATGAAATTCAGCAAAAGTTGTTTTTCATAATAAAAGACATATTGTGTTATTTCTAAAAAACACAAAAGTTGCCGAATACGAAAAAGATGTAAATGGTTGAAGATATAATGAAAATGCCATTTGATTTATACCTAAAGATGCAATGTATAATGCTATTGTGTTATTAAAGGAATCTGGACCTTATTACTATATAAATATGTCATCAAGACCAATTTTTGAAGATAATACAATCAAATTTATTGATTATGATTTAGATGTTAAATGTTATCCTGATAAAGAATTACAAGTTGTTGATAGAGATGAATTTAACTTGCATGCTAAAGAAATGCAATATCCAAATGAACTAAAATCAATGATTTATGAAGAGCTAAAAAATATTATGCAACTTTATAGTGAATATAAATATTTCTTTAATTCAGAAATTATTAATTACTATTTAGAAGTTTTAAGAGCCGATAAATTAATAACAGATAAAGCTGCAGAAAAATACACTAGAATAAGTCAAAAGAAACATTTTTCTGAAGAAGGTGATATGTTTAGACAAATTGCTAGAAAAGGTAATTATCACTACAAACATCGTCCATAA
- a CDS encoding S8 family serine peptidase, translated as MKKIVKWLSLLFASVTVPFFGAVFISANINNNETKIKLNPKQDIYLSKYEYDILKSFYSHYYDKLGLKYHLNDTSNGILDQNSPYNRVGIVEINKNKYLDFIPSQLKNFSLNIHNVDSEEDSHGEAVSSIIGGDTGINKKANMFYSVLGNDSISSESQIRRSIEYMIKNNVRIINFSLGGADIFNLKRFGGNYVEKFESKFGVPLFQEKVHLARRQYNQETKTYSIDYSYKILDWVNIKPYDENNYYYKLNLNDDWFIKGLTSWLLTYYFIKGNESNYEDLIINSYFDDLLTRVIDEYSIKNDLIFVMSAGNGRRYLNYFERYGSSILYNFEDFMSYFIHLYNKRFQSSVRKQLEFIHRNNVLLSKMFNEWHQTNGNHYANADKFIEQFFNKRASKNAIYVGAADYNNQPTAFSSYNFYPNTISPLISAYGNHRNEDDLIIKRMTNNDKLTRTYKLNQLSHYKSNTKFYEYLEFINDFDGTSMAAPMITGLISLLHTQFQRNFSVSEIKNLLVSSSTYANTDTIKYSWHHYPYDYQDVWRKNRSKSKTGFGIPKYFKMVQLVKDNKLKQFKKHREPAEKYHESDILLSMGQNIYSQKNIIQHITTTVSFKYIDTYSVIKDYLKQSANNMNDYVKMEVLSKMLDKAERLIPNIKDEFTTNIIDTFSYIYDDNWSRLRQSQSPDASVERTYFGSHKRKYLEHNVYVDLKQLVDIKDFFNRFKDKINDWNILPNWLTIEHIQEAISRVYHNFIDRHLNLLYYNEVI; from the coding sequence ATGAAAAAAATAGTGAAATGACTCTCATTATTATTTGCTTCGGTAACTGTACCATTTTTTGGTGCAGTTTTTATTTCTGCAAATATTAATAATAATGAAACAAAAATTAAATTAAATCCAAAACAAGATATTTACTTATCTAAGTATGAATATGATATTTTAAAAAGTTTTTATAGCCATTACTATGATAAGTTAGGTTTAAAATATCATTTGAATGATACAAGCAATGGAATATTAGATCAAAATTCCCCATATAATAGAGTCGGAATTGTTGAAATTAATAAAAATAAGTATTTAGATTTTATACCTTCACAATTAAAAAATTTTAGTCTTAATATACACAATGTAGATAGTGAAGAAGATTCACATGGAGAAGCAGTTTCATCTATTATTGGTGGTGACACAGGAATTAATAAAAAAGCTAATATGTTTTATTCTGTTTTAGGTAATGACAGCATTTCTTCCGAATCGCAAATAAGACGTTCTATCGAATATATGATTAAAAATAATGTAAGAATCATAAACTTTAGTTTAGGTGGAGCAGATATTTTTAATTTGAAACGTTTTGGCGGGAATTATGTAGAGAAATTTGAAAGTAAATTTGGTGTTCCTTTATTCCAAGAAAAAGTTCATTTGGCTCGTCGTCAATATAATCAGGAAACTAAAACTTATAGTATTGATTACTCATACAAAATTTTAGATTGAGTTAATATTAAACCATATGATGAAAATAATTATTATTATAAATTAAATCTGAATGATGATTGGTTTATCAAAGGTTTAACTTCATGATTACTTACTTATTATTTTATTAAAGGTAATGAATCGAATTATGAAGACTTGATAATAAATTCATACTTTGATGACTTGTTAACTAGAGTTATTGATGAATACTCAATTAAAAATGATTTAATTTTTGTTATGTCTGCTGGTAACGGTCGCAGATATTTAAATTATTTTGAAAGATATGGATCATCAATTCTTTATAATTTTGAAGATTTTATGTCCTACTTTATACACTTATATAATAAAAGATTTCAATCTTCTGTTCGAAAGCAATTAGAATTTATTCATAGAAATAATGTGTTATTGAGCAAGATGTTTAATGAATGACACCAAACAAATGGCAATCATTATGCAAATGCAGATAAATTCATAGAACAATTTTTCAATAAAAGAGCTTCTAAGAATGCAATTTATGTAGGAGCTGCCGACTACAATAATCAACCTACTGCTTTTTCAAGTTATAATTTTTATCCTAATACAATAAGTCCGCTTATAAGTGCATATGGAAATCATCGTAATGAAGATGATTTAATTATTAAAAGAATGACTAATAATGATAAGTTGACCAGAACTTATAAATTGAATCAATTAAGTCATTATAAATCTAACACTAAATTCTATGAATATTTAGAATTTATTAATGATTTTGACGGCACCAGTATGGCTGCTCCGATGATTACTGGTTTAATATCTTTATTACATACTCAATTTCAAAGAAATTTCTCTGTTAGCGAAATAAAAAATTTATTAGTTAGTTCTAGTACATATGCGAATACTGATACTATTAAATATTCTTGACATCACTATCCATATGATTATCAAGATGTTTGAAGAAAAAATAGATCTAAATCAAAAACTGGTTTCGGAATTCCAAAATATTTTAAAATGGTCCAACTAGTTAAAGATAATAAATTAAAGCAATTTAAAAAGCATAGAGAACCTGCAGAGAAATATCATGAAAGCGATATATTATTATCAATGGGTCAAAACATTTATTCACAAAAAAATATAATTCAACATATAACTACAACTGTTTCATTTAAATACATTGACACATATTCTGTTATAAAAGATTATTTAAAGCAAAGTGCCAATAATATGAATGATTATGTCAAAATGGAAGTTTTATCTAAAATGCTAGATAAAGCTGAGAGACTTATTCCTAATATTAAAGATGAATTTACAACAAATATAATTGATACTTTTAGTTATATTTATGATGATAATTGATCTAGATTAAGACAAAGCCAATCACCTGACGCTTCTGTAGAAAGAACTTATTTTGGTAGTCATAAGCGAAAATATCTTGAACATAATGTATATGTAGACTTAAAACAATTAGTTGATATAAAGGACTTTTTCAATCGCTTTAAAGATAAAATAAACGATTGAAATATATTACCTAATTGGCTAACTATAGAACATATACAAGAAGCAATAAGCAGAGTTTATCATAATTTTATCGATAGACATTTAAATCTTCTTTACTACAATGAGGTAATATAA
- a CDS encoding Dps family protein codes for MNNKQDLLKLQASFLILQTKVKNFHWNLKDKNFFEIHEQLDKFYDDVSEQLDALAEKLLMLDHNALGSYKDSLDLSLIQEAETQYYSAAQVFEAVVYDLEKILDFIGNMKDISFRVQPLIDEVVIMVDTWLWKFKKSM; via the coding sequence ATGAATAACAAACAAGATTTATTAAAATTACAAGCAAGTTTCTTAATATTACAAACTAAGGTTAAAAATTTTCACTGAAATCTAAAAGATAAAAACTTTTTTGAAATTCACGAACAATTAGACAAATTCTATGATGATGTATCTGAACAGCTAGATGCTTTAGCAGAAAAATTACTAATGCTTGATCACAATGCATTAGGAAGCTATAAAGATTCATTAGATTTATCATTAATACAAGAAGCTGAAACACAATATTATTCTGCTGCTCAAGTTTTCGAAGCTGTTGTTTATGATTTAGAAAAAATATTAGATTTTATCGGTAATATGAAAGATATTTCTTTCAGAGTGCAACCATTAATTGACGAAGTAGTTATTATGGTTGATACTTGACTATGAAAATTTAAAAAATCAATGTAA
- a CDS encoding HAD hydrolase family protein: MKKPEIIFIDLDGTTLDTPEKKFYERSATAYTKQVLTELNKSVPVVIATGRGVSEKTSALVKDLTGTDTYIAWNGTKTVENGVIVNEEIMDKEVAQELFSTLAKHFCFMIYNSNVKEQAFVKNRLFRWFMNGNGKYSAKSYKEYKNDFPVYKVLVWTLTGHKIRRLAKKWEKEFAGKLEIALTGSKNNILEITKANVSKGTEEVRYCLSKGIDPKNAMHIGDSLNDASTKGKIGTLVAMKNSVDELKAMADDVTEFNCSESGLAKYLEQFLPEKSQDNK; this comes from the coding sequence ATGAAAAAACCTGAAATTATTTTTATTGACCTTGATGGTACAACTTTAGATACACCTGAAAAAAAATTCTATGAACGTTCAGCTACTGCATATACTAAACAAGTTTTAACTGAATTAAATAAAAGTGTTCCAGTAGTTATAGCTACTGGTCGTGGTGTTTCAGAAAAAACTTCAGCTTTAGTTAAAGATTTAACGGGAACTGATACATATATTGCTTGAAACGGAACTAAAACTGTAGAAAATGGTGTAATTGTTAATGAAGAAATTATGGATAAAGAAGTTGCTCAAGAATTATTCAGCACCTTAGCCAAACATTTCTGTTTTATGATTTATAACTCAAATGTAAAAGAACAAGCATTTGTTAAAAACAGATTATTTAGATGATTTATGAATGGAAATGGAAAGTATTCTGCTAAATCATATAAAGAATACAAAAATGATTTTCCTGTATACAAAGTATTAGTATGAACATTAACTGGACACAAAATCAGAAGATTAGCTAAAAAATGAGAAAAAGAATTTGCTGGTAAATTAGAAATTGCTTTAACTGGCTCAAAAAATAATATTCTTGAAATTACAAAAGCAAATGTTTCTAAAGGCACAGAAGAAGTTCGTTACTGTTTATCAAAAGGAATTGACCCTAAAAATGCAATGCATATTGGAGACTCTTTAAATGATGCTTCAACTAAAGGAAAAATCGGAACTTTAGTAGCAATGAAAAACTCAGTTGATGAATTAAAAGCAATGGCTGATGATGTAACTGAATTCAATTGCAGCGAAAGCGGACTCGCTAAATACTTAGAACAATTTTTACCCGAAAAATCTCAAGATAATAAATAA
- a CDS encoding phosphoketolase family protein, giving the protein MKKTLFDEKQYLDKVHAWWRAANYLSVAQIYLRNNPLMKDGLKAEDVKMYPIGHWGTIPGQNLIYAHLNRVINKYGVNMFYIEGPGHGGQVMISNSYLDGSYTELFPEITQDEDGIRKMCKRFSFPGGTASHAAPETPGSIHEGGELGYSLSHATGAILDNPNIIAAAVIGDGEAETGPLAAGWFSTSFINPVNDGAVLPIIHINGGKISNPTIMSRKTDEEISAMLKGYGWEAIFVEANVFDQEGIHTIMAEAFDKAVEKILEIQAEARKKPAEVATRPIWPALVVRTPKGWTCPHQINGETFEGSFRSHQVPLPVTSENPKLLGELQQWLESYRPHELFDANGKFKAEYAEIAPKGDMRMAMQPITNGGVNPRALNLPNWREFGLEINKPGEVKDQDMVNAGKWFADVIKRNPDNFRVFGPDETKSNRLYAVLKLTNRQWLERVDAELDEAVGPVGRVIDSQLSEHQAEGFLEGYVLTGRHGFFASYESFLRVVDSMLTQHMKWVAKARKISWRKDYPSLNVIATSTAFQQDHNGYTHQDPGILGHLADKKPELIREYLPADSNSLLAVLDKAFAERDVINLIVASKQPRDQFYNMDEAQELVDKGLKVIDWASTVKEGQEPDLVVVASGTEPNLEALATISILNKYYPDLKIRFVNVVDLLRLRHPSIDPRGLSDEEFNTIFTENKPVLFAFHGFEGLIRDIFFSRKNHNLFVHGYRENGDITTSFDIRLMSEMDRFHMSITAANAVYGQDKAHDFVALMEEKIAYHNRYIKEVGIDIDEVRFWKWEGLNK; this is encoded by the coding sequence ATGAAAAAGACTTTATTTGATGAAAAACAATATTTAGATAAAGTACATGCTTGATGGCGTGCAGCAAACTATCTTTCAGTAGCACAAATCTACTTAAGAAATAACCCTCTTATGAAAGATGGTTTAAAAGCTGAAGACGTTAAAATGTACCCAATCGGTCACTGAGGAACAATCCCAGGACAAAACTTAATTTATGCTCACTTAAACCGGGTAATTAACAAATACGGTGTAAACATGTTTTACATTGAAGGACCAGGACACGGTGGACAAGTTATGATTTCAAACTCATATCTAGACGGAAGTTACACAGAATTATTCCCAGAAATCACACAAGATGAAGATGGAATTAGAAAAATGTGTAAAAGATTCTCATTCCCTGGTGGAACAGCCTCTCACGCTGCTCCTGAAACACCTGGTTCAATTCACGAAGGTGGTGAATTAGGTTACTCACTTTCACATGCAACAGGTGCTATTTTAGATAACCCTAACATAATTGCTGCTGCAGTTATCGGTGATGGTGAAGCTGAAACAGGTCCTCTTGCAGCAGGATGATTCTCAACATCATTTATTAACCCTGTAAACGATGGTGCTGTTTTACCAATTATTCACATTAATGGTGGAAAAATTTCAAACCCAACAATTATGTCTCGTAAAACAGATGAAGAAATTTCTGCAATGTTAAAAGGATACGGATGAGAAGCTATCTTTGTTGAAGCTAATGTATTTGACCAAGAAGGTATTCATACAATCATGGCTGAAGCATTTGACAAAGCTGTTGAAAAGATTTTAGAAATCCAAGCAGAAGCTAGAAAAAAACCAGCTGAAGTTGCAACAAGACCTATTTGACCAGCACTTGTAGTTCGTACACCTAAAGGATGAACATGTCCACACCAAATTAACGGTGAAACATTTGAAGGAAGCTTTAGATCACACCAAGTTCCACTTCCTGTTACATCAGAAAATCCAAAATTATTAGGTGAATTACAACAATGATTAGAATCATATCGTCCACATGAATTATTTGATGCAAATGGTAAATTCAAAGCTGAATATGCTGAAATTGCACCAAAAGGTGATATGAGAATGGCAATGCAACCAATTACAAATGGTGGTGTAAACCCTAGAGCTCTTAACTTACCAAACTGAAGAGAATTTGGATTAGAAATTAACAAACCAGGTGAAGTAAAAGACCAAGATATGGTTAACGCTGGTAAATGATTTGCTGATGTTATTAAGAGAAACCCAGATAACTTCAGAGTATTTGGACCAGATGAAACAAAATCAAATAGATTATATGCAGTACTTAAATTAACAAACAGACAATGACTTGAAAGAGTTGATGCTGAATTAGATGAAGCTGTTGGACCCGTTGGAAGAGTTATTGACTCACAACTTTCAGAACACCAAGCAGAAGGATTCTTAGAAGGATATGTTCTTACAGGACGTCACGGATTCTTTGCATCATATGAATCATTCTTAAGAGTTGTTGACTCAATGTTAACACAACACATGAAATGAGTTGCTAAAGCACGTAAAATTTCATGAAGAAAAGATTACCCATCTCTTAATGTTATTGCTACATCTACAGCATTCCAACAAGACCACAACGGTTATACACACCAAGACCCAGGTATTTTAGGACACTTAGCTGACAAGAAACCTGAATTAATTCGTGAATACTTACCAGCTGATTCAAACTCATTACTTGCAGTTTTAGATAAAGCATTCGCTGAAAGAGATGTTATTAACTTAATCGTTGCTTCAAAACAACCAAGAGATCAATTCTACAACATGGATGAAGCTCAAGAATTAGTTGATAAAGGACTTAAAGTTATTGATTGAGCATCAACAGTTAAAGAAGGTCAAGAACCAGATCTTGTTGTAGTTGCTTCAGGTACAGAACCAAACTTAGAAGCACTTGCTACAATTTCAATACTTAATAAATACTACCCAGATCTAAAAATTAGATTTGTTAATGTAGTTGACTTATTAAGACTACGTCACCCAAGTATTGATCCACGTGGATTAAGTGATGAAGAATTCAATACAATCTTCACTGAAAACAAACCAGTTCTATTTGCTTTCCACGGATTTGAAGGATTAATTCGTGATATCTTCTTCTCACGTAAAAACCACAACTTATTTGTTCACGGTTACAGAGAAAACGGAGATATTACAACATCATTCGATATTCGTTTAATGTCTGAAATGGATAGATTCCACATGTCAATTACAGCAGCTAATGCAGTATATGGACAAGATAAAGCACACGACTTTGTAGCTTTAATGGAAGAAAAAATTGCATACCACAACAGATACATTAAAGAAGTTGGAATTGATATTGACGAAGTTAGATTCTGAAAATGAGAAGGACTTAATAAATAA
- a CDS encoding IS1634 family transposase produces MESKAKLHIMKSKNKDKIYLSVCKTLGFGKGYKRIVGLGYLEELEKLNPNALDILKQNAKVIPIDSEKEYVKEQLINSLNNGYFENRLVNYGIQNLYSIIKELEIFNSLPKTKHKQLEQLLEYFISSRIIQADSIIQTFNKKMISSVKSSLKKVVFYNVLDLLDDYKVDILKRVNKVISEKTKREIELVFYDSSTVYFETFKRDGLRFPGYSKDGKNQRGLSCIRHGNNSNGIPIHFELFKGNTMDASTMIPFIIKMTQTYDVKNITIIADRGMSSNRNIRFLEQLGIDFIISYCAKAGSNQFKEYIFNESDWIENGEFKYKEQEYASMWNKKRLNGHKRRRIVTFSEKRAKKDKADRDVLINNFIKKQNKNGVVKGEDLIGIKKYKFFKTNDSINFVLNYEKIEQDKKFDGIYVYETSRMDLSPEEIKNIYHKQWQIEENFRTLKSSLDVRPIYVWNDKHIRGHFVLCFLALVVLKYSLYKVNEYLHKYGVIDKFTNNRLIESIKSAVMVEELVNNQIVRKTFINKSSDNKSDYEIVNKALNNILCM; encoded by the coding sequence ATGGAAAGCAAAGCTAAGTTACATATAATGAAAAGTAAAAACAAAGACAAAATATATTTATCAGTTTGTAAAACTTTAGGTTTTGGAAAAGGATATAAAAGAATTGTTGGTTTAGGATATTTGGAAGAACTTGAGAAATTAAATCCTAATGCATTGGATATATTAAAGCAAAATGCAAAGGTGATTCCGATTGACTCTGAAAAAGAATATGTAAAAGAACAATTAATTAATTCTTTAAATAATGGATATTTTGAAAATAGATTAGTTAACTATGGCATTCAAAACTTATATTCAATTATAAAAGAATTAGAAATATTTAATTCACTACCTAAAACCAAGCATAAACAGCTAGAACAATTATTGGAATATTTTATTTCCTCAAGAATCATACAAGCTGACAGCATTATTCAGACATTCAATAAAAAGATGATTTCATCAGTGAAATCAAGCTTAAAAAAAGTAGTTTTTTATAATGTTTTAGATTTACTCGATGATTATAAAGTCGACATTTTAAAAAGAGTTAACAAAGTTATTTCTGAAAAGACAAAAAGAGAAATTGAATTAGTATTTTATGATTCATCAACTGTATATTTTGAAACTTTCAAAAGAGATGGTTTAAGATTTCCGGGTTATTCTAAAGATGGAAAAAATCAAAGAGGATTAAGTTGTATTAGGCATGGCAACAATTCAAATGGTATTCCTATACATTTTGAGCTTTTCAAAGGTAATACAATGGATGCTTCAACTATGATTCCATTTATCATTAAAATGACTCAAACTTATGATGTTAAAAATATCACCATCATAGCTGATAGAGGTATGTCTTCAAACAGAAACATCAGATTTTTAGAGCAATTAGGAATTGATTTTATAATTTCATATTGTGCAAAAGCTGGCTCAAATCAATTTAAAGAATATATTTTTAATGAAAGTGATTGAATTGAAAATGGTGAATTTAAATATAAAGAACAAGAATATGCGTCAATGTGAAATAAAAAGAGATTAAATGGACATAAAAGAAGAAGAATTGTAACTTTCAGTGAAAAAAGAGCTAAAAAAGATAAAGCTGACAGAGATGTTTTAATTAATAACTTCATTAAAAAACAAAACAAAAATGGTGTTGTTAAAGGTGAAGATTTAATAGGAATTAAAAAATATAAGTTCTTTAAAACAAATGACTCTATAAATTTTGTTCTTAATTATGAAAAGATTGAACAAGATAAGAAATTTGATGGTATTTATGTATATGAAACTTCAAGAATGGACTTATCACCTGAGGAAATAAAAAATATTTATCATAAACAATGACAAATAGAAGAAAACTTCAGAACATTAAAAAGCTCACTTGATGTTAGACCAATTTATGTGTGAAACGATAAACATATTCGAGGACACTTTGTATTATGTTTTTTAGCTCTAGTAGTTTTAAAATACTCTTTATATAAAGTTAATGAATATTTACATAAATATGGAGTAATTGATAAATTTACAAATAATAGATTAATTGAATCAATAAAATCAGCTGTTATGGTTGAAGAATTGGTAAATAATCAAATTGTTAGAAAAACATTTATAAATAAAAGCTCTGATAATAAATCAGATTATGAAATTGTAAACAAAGCATTAAATAATATTTTATGTATGTAA